The following nucleotide sequence is from Flavimarina sp. Hel_I_48.
CGCCATAAAGTAACCCGCAGGCTGATGGATAACTTTGGCAATATCATCTAGCGCGGTCATAAACATATATAACGTATAGCGCAGGCCACCGGCGGTATTGCGCACTCCATGCGCTAGATGTAACCATCCTTCTCTGGTTTTAATAGGTGAGGGGCCCTGGCCATTTTTAAGCTCGTAAACGGTGTGGTAAGCTTTGTTGTTTATGATTTTTTCATCAAGAACGATGGGATTTTCCATGTTTTTGATGTAGCCCAAACCGATACCTCCACCTGTGCCCACATTTATAAAACCATCCTGCGGACGCGTATAAACAGCATATTTGCCCTCTACAAATTCTGGGTGCAATACCACATTGCGCTGCTGGCCGGTATAGCTTTTGAGATCGGGCAGGCGCTCCCAGTTGACCAGATCTTTGGTACGGGCGATCCCGGCATTGGCAACAGCCTGGCTGGTGTCGCCGGCGGGGGCGTTGGGATCTTTCCTTTCGGTGCAAAAAATACCATAAATCCAACCGTCTTCGTGACGGGTAAGACGCATGTCATAAACATTAGTGTCCGGTTCTTCGGTCTGAGGGAGCTGTATAGGTTTGTCCCAAAACTGAAATTGATCCACACCATTGGGACTTTCCGCGATAGCGAAAAACGATTTTCGGTCATTGCCTTCCACACGAACGACCAATACGTAATTTTCGCCCCATTTTATTGCTCCCGGATTAAATGTAGCGTTGATTCCTATGCGCTCTAACCCTAGCGGATTAGTTTTAGGATTTAAGTCATAACGCCAGTGTATGGGTGCGTGCGCTGCGGTAAGCACTGGATTTTCATAACGTTGAAAGATGCCGTTGTTTTCTGCAACCGGATTATTGGGCGAATTAATGAGTTTTTGGTGGTTTTTGACCAGTTTATTGTAATTAAGGATCGTTTCTGGAGATTTTTTGGTTTCGCTAGCGTTCATTTTTTGGATGCTTATGAATTATAATTGGGTTCTTCGTTCATTTTATCCCACCAGTTTTTCTTGAGAATCACTATACAGATGGCAAGAAGCACAAGTGAAACAAGCATGGGTATATGTTCATGTAGAATAATATAAAGTGGGATAACTACCAGTAAAGTCTGGCCTATCACTCCAATTACTACATTAAACATATCTCTTTTAAAGGCGGTATTTCGCTGAAAACCGGGTTCTTTTTGAATGATTTTTTCATAAATAGGTTTCC
It contains:
- a CDS encoding glycosidase; the encoded protein is MNASETKKSPETILNYNKLVKNHQKLINSPNNPVAENNGIFQRYENPVLTAAHAPIHWRYDLNPKTNPLGLERIGINATFNPGAIKWGENYVLVVRVEGNDRKSFFAIAESPNGVDQFQFWDKPIQLPQTEEPDTNVYDMRLTRHEDGWIYGIFCTERKDPNAPAGDTSQAVANAGIARTKDLVNWERLPDLKSYTGQQRNVVLHPEFVEGKYAVYTRPQDGFINVGTGGGIGLGYIKNMENPIVLDEKIINNKAYHTVYELKNGQGPSPIKTREGWLHLAHGVRNTAGGLRYTLYMFMTALDDIAKVIHQPAGYFMAPTYKETVGDVPNVLFVNGWIEDQGKVYIYYASSDTRCHVAVSTVEKLIDYVKNTPEDTFTSAGSVSSIINLINNNKGLY